One region of Triticum aestivum cultivar Chinese Spring chromosome 6B, IWGSC CS RefSeq v2.1, whole genome shotgun sequence genomic DNA includes:
- the LOC123134315 gene encoding uncharacterized protein, with protein MAMVMENQQPVAQMQLIPAPPRPPPPPPPAPQVYKHHCKVCKKGFMCGRALGGHMRAHGIADDALAAEDAFDDDGGGVGESSEAGSPSPTTTKRMYGLRANPGRLRNCRVCENCGKEFTSWKSLLDHGRCSFDEDDDLDGSLRSSSPLHNNTDEGIEEVEEEEGDLALASGWSKGKRSRRAKVMVVGSGAIAEVQQPAPSSEEEDLANCLVMLSSSRVTQPAVHVNADQESSASASKDEERNRLLVPQPLSIIPPMTAQFKFSAPQVVVAQHVPTVPRGLFECKACKKVFTSHQALGGHRASHKKVKGCFAAKLESSRNETTHQQTMASAALHDNTKAIPEVVGDTSTAEGRTGNLDANASGKATSVGAGEVGVPTAATEMAIMPIADAAPAPAAFSPFKKKGKVHECSICHRVFTSGQALGGHKRCHWLTSSATDPAKLQPVVPDHLMAAMCHHLTLGRPMFDTADQRILDLNVPTNPSAEAIATRQAAELNDIPLCLNAPASMYVQSWTRHSNASHVNKTGTSSRNDAAAGGGTATEDEADSTSAKRAKVSDLKDMKVAGESLSWLQVGIGISSSENNEKNTQE; from the coding sequence ATGGCCATGGTCATGGAGAACCAGCAGCCGGTGGCGCAGATGCAGCTGATCCCGGCGCCACCGCGCCCGCCTCCTCCCCCACCGCCGGCGCCCCAGGTCTACAAGCACCATTGCAAGGTGTGCAAGAAGGGGTTCATGTGCGGACGGGCGCTCGGCGGGCACATGAGGGCGCATGGGATCGCGGACGACGCGCTAGCCGCTGAGGACGCCTTCGATGATGATGGCGGTGGTGTCGGCGAATCGTCCGAGGCGGGGAGCCCGTCGCCGACGACGACCAAACGCATGTACGGGCTCCGCGCCAACCCTGGACGCCTACGGAACTGTCGGGTGTGCGAGAATTGCGGGAAGGAGTTCACATCGTGGAAGTCGTTGCTGGACCACGGAAGGTGCAGTTTTGACGAGGATGATGATTTGGATGGCTCACTTCGTTCGTCGTCACCATTGCATAATAACACCGACGAAGGCATagaggaggtcgaggaggaggaaggggacctGGCGTTGGCCTCCGGATGGTCCAAGGGGAAACGCTCACGCCGCGCCAAGGTAATGGTTGTCGGAAGCGGTGCCATAGCGGAAGTCCAGCAACCGGCCCCATCGAgcgaggaggaggaccttgccaatTGCCTCGTCATGCTCTCATCGTCTCGTGTCACACAACCAGCAGTCCATGTGAACGCCGACCAAGAGTCATCTGCATcagcaagcaaggacgaagaaagGAATAGGCTCTTGGTGCCACAACCGCTCTCGATCATTCCTCCCATGACAGCGCAGTTCAAGTTTTCTGCGCCTCAGGTAGTAGTGGCGCAACACGTGCCAACCGTCCCACGGGGCTTGTTTGAATGCAAGGCGTGCAAGAAGGTGTTCACCTCACACCAGGCTCTCGGTGGGCACCGTGCCAGCCACAAGAAAGTTAAAGGGTGCTTCGCCGCCAAGCTTGAAAGCAGCCGCAATGAGACTACCCACCAACAGACTATGGCATCGGCTGCTCTACACGACAACACCAAGGCCATCCCTGAGGTTGTAGGAGATACCAGCACTGCAGAAGGAAGGACGGGTAACCTCGATGCCAATGCCAGCGGCAAGGCGACGAGTGTTGGCGCCGGCGAGGTCGGTGTGCCCACAGCAGCGACGGAAATGGCCATCATGCCGATCGCTGATGCAGCGCCGGCACCAGCCGCCTTCTCTCCGTTCAAGAAGAAGGGGAAGGTGCACGAATGCTCCATCTGCCACCGCGTGTTCACGTCGGGGCAAGCGCTCGGGGGCCACAAGCGGTGCCACTGGCTCACCTCCAGCGCGACGGACCCCGCCAAGCTCCAGCCCGTCGTTCCCGATCACCTCATGGCGGCCATGTGCCACCATCTCACCCTCGGCCGCCCGATGTTCGACACGGCCGACCAGCGAATCCTTGACCTCAACGTGCCAACAAATCCGTCGGCTGAGGCGATCGCCACCAGACAGGCCGCCGAGCTCAACGATATCCCGCTCTGCCTCAACGCGCCGGCGTCCATGTATGTGCAGTCCTGGACGAGGCACAGCAACGCCAGCCACGTGAACAAGACCGGGACGAGCAGCCGCAATGACGCGGCTGCCGGAGGCGGCACGGCCACGGAGGACGAGGCTGACAGCACCAgtgcgaagagggccaaggtcagCGACCTCAAGGACATGAAAGTGGCCGGAGAGTCGCTGTCGTGGCTGCAGGTTGGCATCGGCATTTCCTCGTCGGAGAACAACGAGAAGAATACTCAGGAGTGA